In Vibrio alfacsensis, the following proteins share a genomic window:
- a CDS encoding pyrimidine/purine nucleoside phosphorylase — MSIKENSYFAGGVKSLGFNQQGQEVSVGVMLPGEYTFGTQAPERMTVVKGALIVKKAGETDWATYNSGTSFDVDGNSSFELQVKDATAYLCEYL, encoded by the coding sequence GAGTATTAAGGAAAACAGTTATTTTGCTGGTGGCGTAAAGTCATTGGGTTTTAACCAACAAGGACAGGAAGTGAGTGTTGGTGTCATGTTGCCAGGTGAGTATACTTTTGGCACTCAAGCTCCAGAGCGTATGACTGTGGTAAAAGGTGCACTCATCGTGAAAAAAGCAGGTGAGACCGATTGGGCTACATACAATAGCGGAACGAGTTTCGATGTTGATGGGAATTCATCGTTTGAATTGCAAGTGAAAGACGCCACGGCGTATCTCTGTGAATACTTGTAA
- a CDS encoding immunoglobulin-like domain-containing protein, translating into MNVVNQKKFKLANAALVAAIAMGLSACSDDDSSNSPTITPPPPPSTEYVADKGFHITPTAAIFSGEEQPTWLIPENALTPVVTTDLTVRTTEERNVVQFTSGEQVGLVAGFDLAGHSLAPLVSLDDSTTFEFDLRLVGTTNRNTLPSAVNWAFKVHGENAEGEVVSVELPLPKAASNEWQHYVITKQQLLDMNAELAIVSAISVYPDSSATIYNVDNVAIYPEYKDSEGPVLVLKGDSTIKQLNYPDAVDQFEDPGYTVSDNQDDSTEIVVKQSYGENGEVNADVNGTYQITYNSFDTVGNVGKPVTRTVIIEAAPDVEDDVVAPVITLNGAASMRVELGGTYTELGATAIDAVDGEIDVIITGAVDVNTLGTYTLTYTATDKSDNSANVTRSVEVYEQKPIENIVTNGDFAAGFDENWVVEEGSAKTEVVDGALVISDYAPGAPWQPRLAQGNIKLEPGLPYILSFDAKSGEARNIMVQLGEKLSSDPWYKPFTDDTHVGLTPEMKRHTITFVASENAANVGHLLIGLGGGVSTPVTLDNIELVLQSDELIPPVITLNGGAVRMGVGETYQELGATALDNTDGDLTASIVITGDDFDTSIPGNHVVTYSVTDSDSNTAEVTRQVSVVADSNNLVMNGDFSSGFDYWLTFGGLDSNGEFIDGALKFSQGVLKQERFAEGAIKNGDILEVSFKYKAEMADGQGGVFKVGLHAEMPTGSNLPPKSKWTEYWDSTTEWKTETIEFVIDNNAETLSIEMLVAGGVPPTVWLDDIVIKHK; encoded by the coding sequence ATGAATGTAGTTAATCAAAAGAAATTTAAATTAGCTAATGCAGCCTTAGTCGCTGCAATCGCTATGGGACTATCAGCTTGTAGTGACGATGATTCAAGCAATTCACCGACAATAACACCTCCTCCACCTCCTTCAACAGAATATGTTGCGGACAAAGGATTCCATATTACGCCAACAGCTGCAATTTTTAGTGGTGAGGAGCAACCGACTTGGCTGATTCCTGAAAATGCTTTGACGCCAGTGGTGACCACTGATCTAACGGTTCGTACTACTGAAGAGCGTAACGTAGTTCAGTTTACTAGTGGTGAACAAGTAGGACTTGTTGCTGGATTCGATTTAGCAGGCCACTCTCTGGCTCCTCTAGTGAGCCTTGATGACTCAACAACTTTTGAATTTGACTTACGTTTGGTCGGTACAACTAATAGAAACACCTTGCCTAGCGCTGTGAATTGGGCGTTTAAAGTTCACGGTGAGAATGCTGAAGGTGAGGTGGTCTCTGTTGAGCTACCATTACCAAAAGCGGCATCGAATGAATGGCAACATTATGTCATCACAAAGCAGCAACTATTGGACATGAATGCCGAGCTAGCGATTGTTTCGGCCATTTCAGTGTATCCTGATTCTTCCGCAACAATTTATAATGTTGATAACGTTGCTATTTATCCTGAGTACAAAGACTCTGAAGGTCCAGTATTGGTCCTAAAAGGTGATTCGACCATTAAGCAACTTAACTACCCGGATGCTGTCGATCAGTTTGAAGACCCAGGGTATACAGTTTCAGATAACCAAGATGACTCAACCGAAATTGTGGTAAAACAAAGTTACGGTGAAAACGGTGAAGTAAACGCAGATGTGAATGGTACGTATCAGATTACTTATAATTCATTTGATACGGTTGGTAATGTTGGCAAACCTGTTACTCGTACTGTGATTATTGAAGCAGCTCCTGATGTAGAAGACGATGTTGTTGCCCCAGTGATAACGCTAAACGGCGCGGCAAGTATGCGTGTTGAATTAGGTGGAACTTACACTGAACTTGGTGCTACAGCGATTGATGCTGTTGATGGTGAAATTGACGTGATTATTACCGGTGCGGTTGATGTAAATACTCTTGGTACTTATACCCTTACTTATACTGCAACGGATAAATCTGACAACAGCGCTAATGTTACCCGCTCAGTAGAAGTTTATGAGCAAAAGCCAATTGAAAACATTGTAACGAATGGTGATTTTGCCGCAGGTTTTGATGAAAACTGGGTAGTTGAAGAAGGTAGTGCGAAAACAGAAGTGGTAGACGGTGCGTTAGTTATCTCTGATTACGCTCCAGGCGCACCTTGGCAGCCTCGCCTTGCTCAGGGCAACATCAAGTTAGAACCAGGTTTACCATATATTCTGTCTTTCGATGCCAAATCGGGAGAAGCGCGTAACATCATGGTTCAGTTGGGCGAGAAACTTAGCTCAGATCCATGGTATAAACCTTTCACTGACGATACGCATGTTGGGCTAACCCCAGAGATGAAACGTCATACCATTACGTTTGTCGCGAGCGAAAATGCTGCAAATGTCGGTCATTTGTTAATTGGTCTGGGTGGGGGTGTATCAACACCAGTGACATTAGATAATATTGAGCTTGTACTACAAAGTGATGAACTGATCCCACCGGTTATTACATTAAACGGTGGTGCAGTTAGAATGGGTGTTGGTGAGACATATCAGGAGCTTGGTGCAACAGCACTCGACAATACTGATGGCGACCTCACAGCAAGCATCGTTATCACTGGTGATGATTTTGACACATCAATTCCAGGTAATCATGTAGTTACTTATTCTGTCACTGACAGTGACAGTAATACGGCAGAAGTGACTCGTCAGGTTAGCGTGGTGGCAGATAGCAATAACTTGGTAATGAATGGCGATTTCTCTTCTGGATTCGACTATTGGTTGACCTTTGGCGGCCTAGACTCAAATGGCGAGTTTATTGATGGTGCGCTTAAGTTCTCACAAGGTGTTCTAAAACAGGAACGCTTTGCCGAAGGTGCGATCAAAAATGGCGATATATTAGAAGTTTCTTTCAAATACAAGGCTGAAATGGCTGACGGTCAAGGTGGCGTATTCAAAGTTGGTCTACATGCAGAAATGCCAACTGGCTCTAACTTGCCACCGAAGTCTAAATGGACTGAATACTGGGATTCAACAACAGAGTGGAAAACAGAAACCATCGAATTTGTTATTGATAACAATGCCGAGACTCTTTCTATCGAGATGTTGGTTGCTGGTGGCGTGCCGCCAACAGTTTGGCTAGATGATATTGTGATTAAACACAAATAA
- a CDS encoding carboxypeptidase regulatory-like domain-containing protein has product MNKKFYSFGAALLCASLTGCGGDSDSSDSGSTTPKLNALTVALRTANTQQPIGNAEVIIVAENQKSFTRMTNAEGQAKISLENGNYEISTAPPGYESKNLSIVLEDEDKTETIILEEKDAILPGEALYIFHSEHDDSHYMQYWGDTWGSGAIIEEVNNDPTFDKVLRVSSGTNWGHGAGIAWGNDEENAIDASAYNYAQFYLKPNGFRAVEVHVQGYSSTPAATQYSMADGIPVGDTGWLKFEVPIPTTRELSWFALVFSAENASDVQISNVSFVTKEVELSRPSTSAPIPAEQDDEVFSIYSDSLKEDKFISLWNENWWNAPLYSAGSVNGNNYSRYEIVGAGSEGGVVGIQYGIEYGSVDVSMHDTWNIDLYAEEGIDMIKLQLVSTDGSATYEINNVKAGEWATYSIPLKNMNIEGPNALNARQMQMAGIQMWGTAGSALFVDNIYFSGMAEKQPFSVTVTDENGTAINDALVFVGNKGEYDTPYEVKTNAQGIAQLELNEGQQKIRATAVGYGVAQHLAIVGEATSLEVALKAVNIGPAEAAPVPTVDSSDVISLYSDNLTSDHWITYWSDNWWNAPKQEDITINGNKTSKFTIIADGVEGGVTGIQYGVENPVDASNMTGMRFDFFATSGITKAEFQLVSASGPIIYTKDNIETGKWITVELPFRPMINFDKSKMQQLGMGLWGTTSDSVYLDNIYFY; this is encoded by the coding sequence ATGAACAAAAAATTTTATTCGTTTGGAGCTGCATTGTTGTGCGCTTCTCTCACAGGGTGTGGCGGTGATTCAGATTCATCCGATTCTGGCTCTACTACGCCAAAACTCAACGCTCTTACTGTCGCACTACGAACAGCGAACACACAGCAACCGATCGGCAATGCTGAAGTTATAATTGTTGCGGAAAATCAGAAGAGTTTTACTCGCATGACAAATGCGGAAGGTCAAGCAAAAATTTCGCTCGAAAACGGTAACTATGAGATATCGACTGCACCGCCAGGTTACGAGTCTAAAAATTTGAGTATTGTTTTAGAAGATGAAGATAAAACGGAAACGATTATTTTAGAAGAGAAAGACGCCATCTTACCAGGTGAAGCATTGTATATCTTCCACTCTGAGCATGACGATTCTCACTATATGCAATACTGGGGGGATACATGGGGTTCTGGCGCCATCATTGAAGAAGTTAACAATGACCCGACTTTTGACAAAGTATTGCGCGTTTCTAGCGGTACAAATTGGGGCCACGGAGCCGGCATTGCATGGGGTAACGACGAAGAAAATGCCATTGATGCCAGTGCCTATAACTATGCGCAATTCTATTTGAAACCGAATGGTTTCCGCGCCGTTGAAGTTCATGTGCAAGGTTATAGTAGTACTCCGGCAGCCACACAGTACTCTATGGCTGATGGTATTCCTGTTGGAGATACTGGATGGTTGAAATTTGAAGTACCTATTCCTACAACTCGTGAACTAAGTTGGTTTGCATTGGTCTTTTCGGCGGAAAACGCCAGTGATGTGCAAATTAGTAATGTCAGTTTTGTCACTAAAGAGGTTGAGCTTAGTCGACCATCGACATCGGCTCCTATTCCAGCAGAACAAGATGATGAGGTATTTTCAATTTACAGCGACTCATTAAAAGAAGACAAATTTATTTCACTGTGGAACGAGAACTGGTGGAATGCACCACTGTATTCTGCAGGCTCGGTAAATGGTAACAATTATAGCCGTTATGAGATTGTCGGCGCAGGCAGTGAAGGCGGTGTCGTAGGCATTCAATATGGTATTGAGTATGGAAGCGTTGATGTTTCAATGCATGACACTTGGAATATAGACCTTTATGCCGAAGAAGGCATTGATATGATTAAGCTCCAGCTTGTCTCTACCGATGGCTCTGCGACTTATGAAATCAATAATGTTAAAGCTGGCGAGTGGGCAACATACTCTATTCCATTAAAGAATATGAATATTGAAGGTCCAAATGCGCTTAACGCAAGACAGATGCAAATGGCCGGCATTCAAATGTGGGGTACCGCAGGCAGCGCGCTATTTGTCGATAACATCTACTTCTCTGGAATGGCCGAAAAGCAGCCGTTTTCTGTGACTGTTACCGATGAAAATGGCACAGCAATTAATGATGCTCTCGTGTTTGTAGGAAACAAAGGTGAGTACGACACGCCTTACGAAGTTAAAACCAATGCCCAGGGCATCGCTCAGCTGGAACTCAATGAAGGTCAACAAAAAATTCGGGCAACCGCAGTAGGGTATGGCGTAGCACAGCATTTAGCCATTGTTGGTGAAGCGACCTCGCTTGAGGTGGCATTAAAAGCGGTAAATATCGGTCCAGCTGAAGCAGCACCAGTACCTACCGTTGATAGTAGCGATGTTATTTCTCTATATAGTGATAACCTAACCAGTGATCATTGGATCACTTACTGGTCTGATAACTGGTGGAATGCACCAAAGCAAGAAGACATCACGATTAATGGCAATAAAACTTCAAAGTTCACTATTATCGCAGATGGTGTCGAAGGTGGCGTTACGGGCATTCAATATGGCGTAGAAAATCCAGTTGATGCATCCAACATGACGGGTATGCGCTTTGATTTCTTTGCAACAAGCGGCATCACAAAAGCTGAATTTCAACTTGTCTCTGCTTCAGGCCCAATCATCTATACTAAAGATAATATCGAAACTGGAAAGTGGATAACTGTAGAACTGCCTTTCCGACCAATGATTAACTTTGATAAATCAAAGATGCAACAACTTGGAATGGGGTTGTGGGGAACAACAAGTGATAGTGTCTATTTGGACAACATTTATTTTTACTAA